The DNA segment CCAAGTAGCTTGTCAGTTAGTCCACTGTAATTGCCTTTGCAAAATAACCAATGTATTTTTTCTATGGCCAAAAAGCAGTCTCAGCACTGATAAGCACTTCCATAAATATAGCTCTCTCTGCTCACTTTTGATTATTATTTGCTTGGAAGAGATTTTTTAATCCCTTTactctaatattttatatatattctgaGGCTAAGTATAATGTAAGGCTCCCTAAGTATAATGTGAGGCTCTTTTATGCAGCACATTGTTAAATATTGGGAGGATTTTTAATCACCTTTTTTTACACTGTGTCATTTTATTGGCTAATTCAATTTATGAacacttaaaacatttaaacagtATATGAGAAACTGCTCCCATAAGCCAATCGCCTTACATTTGGTCCCTCCTTCAAAacgtggggattataatttgagatgagatttaggtgggaacagagccaaactatattgTTTCAATCCTACTTCCTCCCAACTCTCATgtctttttcacatttcaaaaccagtaatgccttcccaatagtcccccaaagtctgaACTCATTTTGGCATTAATTCACAAGTCCAAATCTAAAGTCTTATCTGAGAAAGGGGAAGTTCCTTTTGCCTATGAGCCTAGAAAATTAAAGCAAGTTAGTTACATCCAAAATATAATGGTAATACAGGCATTGGTAAAAGTTACCAtttcaaacagaagaaataaGCCAAAGCAAAGGGGCCACAAGCCCCATGCAAGTATAAAACCTGGCCAGGCAATCAttaatcttaaagctccaaaacgtCATTTGACTCTGTATCTTACATCCAGGGgatgctgatgcaaggggtgaGCTCCCACAGCTCTGTCCCCGGGTTTTGTAAGGTATATCCCCTGTGGCTACTTTCACAGACaggtgttgagtgcctgcagcttttccaggcacatgatgCAAGCTGCCTgaggatctaccattctggggtttggaggacagttgtcctcttctcacagttccactaggcagtgcccagtGGAAACTGTGTGTGGGAGTTCCAATCCtacatttcccctccacactgccctagcagaggtgaTCCACGGGTGCTTCACCCtgagcagacttctgcctggacatccagacatttccatataacctctgaaatttaggcagaagttcccaaggttcaactcttgtcttctgtgcacccagAGGCCTAATACCACATGGAcactgccaaggcttggggcttgcatcctctgaagcaaaGGCCCAAGCTATACCTTGGCTCCTTTTGGCCACATCTGAGTTAGAGAGGCTGGAATGAAGGGTGCCAAGTCCCAAAGCTGCAAATGACAGCAGGGCTCTGTGCTCAGCccataaaactatttttcttcctaggcctctgAGCCTGTGATAAGAAGAGGTGCCTTGAAGATCTCTGGCCTTTCCTAAGTAATATTCCCCATTGTCATCACTATTAAATATTCAGTTCCTCATTtgttatacaaatttctgcagtctttaatttctttccagaaaatgatggggttttttgtcttttctatcacatggtcaggctgcaaattttcctaaCATTTATGGGTCTGATTCCCTTTTAAACaaaagttccaatttcaaaccatctctctcaagttcaaagttccacagggCAGGAGCAAAATACCACCATTTggtttgctaaagcatagcatgTGTTTCCTTTACTCCaattcccaagaagttcctcatttccttctgagACTATCTCAGCCTAGACTTCATTCTCCATGTCATTACCAGTATTTTGGTCAAAAACATTCACCCAGTCTTTAGATAAAGTTCCAATATTTCCCACATAatcctctcttcttctgagcacttcaaactgttccaaccttcCCGCATTACCCACTTCCAAAGTagattccacattttcaggttttctgcAATACCCCATTCCTGGTAccaattctctgtattagtctgttatcacACTGCTCCAAAAATAcgaccttagactgggtaattcattAAGAAAGGATATTTAATTGACACACAGTTGTGCACGGTTGGGGAGgattcaggaaacttaaaatcatggtagaaggtgaatgggaagcaagacacatcttacatggaatGGAGGTAGGAAAGTGAGAGAGTGAAACTgcagaacatttttaaaaccatcagctattgtgagaactccctcactatcaggagaacagcatgggggtaactaaCATCATAATGCAATCGCCttccatcaggtccctcccttaACACACGAGGATTAtaattctagatgagatttgggtggagatgcAAAGCCAAAGCATATCAATGACAGCAGTATTTATCTAATGGACCTAAGAGttatctctttgaaatgtaaacataaagacagaaagcGCCCCTCTGTTTCCAGTTTCAGTAAAAGGTAAGAACTTAACCTCAGTAGGTGCTTTTCTCTAAATTGCAAAACTACCTCCTGagattaaaaatatgagaaatcaGTTTACCTTCTGATTAAAGACAATTAGCTATGTATAACATATGGTCTTCTGTTACCATTGTAAGCTAAGGGTATGTGACAAATGGTGctgttaaattttctttattaaagacTACTGATCAACCAGTAACTGCttttaagaaaatttgttttccttaaacACTACTTTGATGCTTAGCTATATAAAagatgagatttcttttttactttgtaatCTCTTGGTTGATTTTCTACAATGTAcattaaattcatatttaatatttttaacagtaAAACTGATTTCATTCTCTACTGTCCTTGTGGAGAGGATTTCTGGATTcagagaaaaatttatttttaattttatgtcttcATCACTAGGCTGTTGAAAACAAAACCATGAAGACTCAAATTCCTTAAAACAAGTAGTGATGATCGGGGTACCACCACTTaccttgaagaaaaaaagaaagaaagaaaaggattagGAGGATACTATACTATGCATATCATGGCCAGTTACATGCCCAATAAGATAATttagaataaatgaacaaattcctgaTACATAGAAACTATTTACCTtgcagaaagaaagggaaaaaaaaaaggattaggaAGATACTATTCTTTGTGTATTATAGCCAATTATACACCCAACAAGTtagataatttagaaaaaatgaacaaatttctgaTACATACAAACTACCAGAACTGACTCGGGAATAAATATAATACGAATTCATAATCAAAACTAAGGCCTTGGACCATTTAAAGAATTAACGAATTTACATCAAATGTGTccaaaaacacagaagaaaaagggaCCCTACACAATTCACTCTGTGAAGCCAGGATTATACTGATCCTAAAGCCAAAGTCATCACAAGAAACAAGCCAATATATCTTAACACAGATACCAACATTCTAAACACAATAGTAGCACACACAACAAATCCAGTAAATCAAATGCTTGCATATCACAATCAAATGGAAttttatcttgaaataatttcacaACAGGCAGTCCATTTGAGACATTTGGTTACTGTAAGATTCAGATGCTTAGTCTCACCCCTTCCTATATATATTTACCTTCCATTTCCTATACATATTTACCGTCTACTGTTTGTCAGTATTCCGCTGGGTGGTAGCAATCTTAGGCGACAGGCCCGGCCTTGGTACTTACATGGTTTAGGGTGAGGTGCTGAGGTAAAGAAGacagagactgaaaaaaaaaaaaggccaggcgcggtggctcacgcctgcaatcccagaattTGGCAGGCCAAGGCTGATGGACCACAAggccaagggtttgagaccaccctggccaacatggtgaagccctgtatctaccaaaaatacaaaaattacccgggcagttcgctccactgcactccagcctgggcaacaagagcgaaactccgaaggagggagggaaggaaggaaagaaggtaaatagggagggagggaggaagcgagagagggaggaaggaagcattctgaacATAGAGGGTCTTGTCCTAAGTCAGTCCTCCAATATTACTGTGTAAGAGTAACGGCTCTCTTAAAATTTAGGTGTTTAAACGACCCACTAACTTGTGAAACTGGAAAACGTTTTTTTAGCAAAGCGGCGGACACCAGGTAACCGCCCCGTTCCATCCTTGACTCCACTTTCTCCACCTTGAGTTCCGCCCCGCTACCTGTTTATTCATCCGGCACCAAACTCTCCGGTATTCCAATGGGGTCTACTAGGTGTCAGTCATTTGGCCACGCCTCAGGCGAAGAGAGGCGCGGAAAAGTATCGCAATTAGGTGCGTCGCCTATTGCTGACGCCAGAAAGTGTGCGTCCGCAGTTTAGCAGAGAGTTCCGTGGCCAGTCTGTTGTGCGCACCCACCTGAGGCATCTTAGGTCAGCCTGCTCTTAGAGAAGTAGTAACCGCCAGAAAGGAGTCGGAAGAGGTCCCACGAGGCTGTCTTCACCGCTATGCCCAAAAATAAAGGTACTGCTGTAAGCGTCTGGGACTATACCTCGGCTTGCTCTGCCAGTAACCCCGATGTCTGTTCCAGGCCGCAGTAACTGTTCTTCCGGCGGAACTGGGCACCGCGCCCCCTGCACTCTGTTGGGGAAAGGAGTTGGGAATGCCCGATTTGGTCACATTGGGTGGGAGAGACGCCATTTTTGTTGGGCCTGCTTCGGAAGGTAGCGGGCTTTTGCTACTGTTTCACGCCAGACGGAAGGCGTGTAGGTAGCGGAGGGTTGAGGGACCCTAACCGGACGGCCTGGCTTCCCAGAGTAGGCACCTGCAAACTGCCTTGCTACTTTCCTTTGAAGCAGTTCTTAACTTAGAAGATTTACGTATCTGGACAGTTAAAAGTATTGCTAAGGATACTCCTTTTTCCTTATTAAACAGTGGGGAAACCTTGAAACATGTTTAGGTTCGTCTCTGGCATTTTACTCTACCCCATCCCCTTATAGAGTGTAACATTCTTTTGCAGAAGAATTGTTACATATTTAGGCAAGTTTTTAACTTCCGTATCCGACAAATATCGTGGGAGTAAAGACATCAACCTTCCCTTCATTCAGCGTTTAAACTTTCACACCAAGGTTAGACTTGAAAATAAGTTTACTTACAGTTTCTAAAGTAGGAGGTCTAACCTCGGCAGAACTCTTGCTCAGTCGTTTCTGAAAGAAATTCTCCTTTATATAGACCTGAGGTAATCGCTCACATTTAATGCCCTTGTAATTACTTGAAGAAAACTATAGGTGgaaacaaaatgtattattttccacAGGAGAGGACCATATTTTTAGTACACAAAAACTCTGCTTAGATTATTCCTTCTTGGGACCCACAccaatttgtcttctttttactTGCTTGTTGCCACCAAGGAgtctgtttcattttctctttatagcTGTTACGACACACAATTCGAGGTACTTGGTGACAGTACAGGGCTCTGTTTTCTGGACATTACTCTTTGCTCTCCCCAAAACCCACTAATGAGTTGTTTGTAtaagatttgtttgttttactgcaAAATTATTCGAGGATAAAAGTGTATTATGGGAGAAGTCTAATTAGAGTTAGCAAAGGCTTATGATTTTCACTAACATTTTCTCACATGGTACTGAACAACTTCAGTAAGtatgttctcacttttatttctcttgatgAGATTCTCAGTTCTCTTAAGTTATCGATTCTAAAGATCACAGTATCTCCCTTTGCAAAATGTCCATTAAATCTTTGTTGATGTTGCTATCCCTGTACGTGACTCTAGCCTTAAAATAGTAAAGCTTCCTTTATTCTTGTAGGGTAGAACTTTTAAACTGAGTGATGCTTAAGAAGGTTCTCAGTAAAGAGTATCACCAAAACACATAGGGTTTGTTTAAGGAGAAGGTATGGATTTGTTGGTCATAGAAAGAAAgcaagataaaatattaaacGATTTTAATTGTTATATGTTCATGCCTAgcctcattcttttaaaatataatttaaagtggAATCTGTTACATGGTATTACGGTAGAAGGAGAATAATCAGGATTTGGTTAATTCTggtaaattgaaaacaaatttttgtatCATATCTGAGGCACATAAAAGAAGTACAGTGGCCGGgcgagatggctcatgcctgtaatcccagcactttgagaggccgaggcgggtggatcacgaggtcaggagctccagaccatcctggctaacagtgaaaccccgtctctactaaaaatacaaaaaaattagcctggcgtggtggtggctactagtagtcccagctactccagaggctgaggcagcagaatggtgtgaacccgggaggcggagcttgcagtgagcggagcgccactgcactccagcctggcgactgaggaagactccgtctcaaaaaaaaaaaaaaaaaagtatagtaatACAGTGAACTCCAGGAAATCCATACCTCTAGGAATTACAACACAGATTCGTTAAAGTCCTCTGTTACCTctcccaaatttatttttaagatttactTACCATCCTGAattgaatgtttttattattgtgtaAAATCAGTGTTATCCTCTGGGATACTTAGTTGAAGGATATTTTTGAAGACCCCTACGTTTTATGAGATGAGACTTACTAATATAGAAGTAAAACTTGCTCATTTggctttttgtgtatttttgtttttgttttcatttgaaaatccAGATGTCTGTCAATATTGTCGTGGTGAGGTTTATCcaaataaacatgtaaatgaGCATGGGCCATATGTGGaattactttttctttgcactCATGCAGCTGGTTTTTTGCAGAAATCTCAGAAACCCATCCTCACATCAGGAAAAGGGCATCCTTTGGCCTACTTGTGAAGAGCTAGAGTAAGATGCTCCCACCTTTGAGATTGCTGTATGCAATTTAAAAGTTGCCATTCTTTTGCAAATGTGTAACTAATCATGATTTAGTCATTTGAAAAGCTGCCAAACTTTTATAAAACCCAGTAAGCAAAGCAGGTATGATCTTTGTCCTGACGCAGCTAAGTTCAGTCACGATTAATGGCTCGAAATATAGAATGTGTTTTCCTTTGTAGAAATTTAGTTTTGGCATACCCTAAGAAGGCATCAGAATCTGGATAAATCACGAAGTTGTGGAAGCCCAGATTTCTTTTATAGTAGCACAGAACAATGTGAGACTGCCCCAGAGGTAGTGGGTGGATTCAAGAAGTTAGATGTCTGGCTTTGCGGTAGccaggtatatatattttattctatttgcagTGTTAACGTTTTTATTCAAATTCTTCAATCGATCCTTTATATTACTGTAATTTGTagcctttctccctccttttggAAACGGCTGCTATTTTGGTTTACAGTCTCTGATGGTTATAAAATGTTATGGAGAAATACCCCAATTTCTTGGTAATTCAATAGAAAATCTCACAAGGAAATATTCTGGATGTGTTTAGTAAtaagcaaaaacttaaaaatagagtgaAACATGACGGCATTTGAAATAGTTATCAAAAGTCTAAGGAAGTGTATATGTAAGCTTTAACCCAGAAATTCTATTTCTGTTCACTTATGAAATTTGTTTGGAGAATAATATTCAATGCAgcttaatataataatattgaaACATTGGAAGaaattaaagtattaaatataCTTTAACTGTTAAAATGTTGGTCCATATCTACAGCTattgaaatgaaaagatattgAGGACAAATTATTGAGTGGAGTTAAAATATACtatagaagaaaatgaatgaagtccTGGTTTTATTTGGAAAGCATTGTATAGCTTTATATAAGATATATTCTTGTTTCAGAAGTATCCAAACAAATGTTCAAGAAGCATAGTATTGATATATATCAGTTAAAAGACTTAAAGAGAACCTTGACAGGTTCTGTTAATGAGGTAATGTTAATgtaatgtaaataaatttaaacacatttattatgtgtttaaatgatatatttttattttcctgcaagtggtttcaaaaacaaacttcaaaagccttattttgttttatagtttagtTTATATGATATTATGCAGGtttttacagttaattttttatctACTCTTTAATTAGGTAAAGGAGGTAAAAACAGGCGCAGGGGTAAAAATGAGAATGAATCTGAAAAAAGAGAGCTGGTGTTTAAAGAGGATGGACAAGGTAAGACTTTTTAAGTTAGGCTTCTTTTATTaatgtgttttgttgttgctgttgataCAAATTTCAGTCTTTCTCCTAAAGGAATCTTAATCATTATCCTGAGCAGTTGTCCCcatgtttccattttcctttccctCATTTCTCATCATCTACATTTCTCCTGTACTTGTTCATTTGATTTCTTGGACATAGTAAGTCTGGATAGAGGATTTGATTGCAGcatttttgtaaatatacattCAGTATTTTGTGTGGAAGAACACAATCTAGctgatgcctgcaatcccagccctttggaaagCAAGGTGCTTGGcttgcttgaagctaggagtttgagaccagcctgggcaacagggcagaaacctgtctctacaaaaaaaaaaaaagaaaaacaaaacaaaaattaatgggGCATGGTGTTACACAACTGGAGTCCCAGGTTCTCTGGAGGATAAGGGGAGAGGATagtttaaacccaggaggtcaagctgcagggagctatgaggGTGCCACTgtattcagcctgggtgacagagcaagaccctgtctcaagaaaaagccAAAAGTTCAGAGCAAATTAAGCATAGACTGTTATCATTAAATATTCCATACGTTGGTAATGAGTAATGTAGACCATGGTTATTTGTGAGGATAAAATCTCAAAACCTTTTTGAACCTCAAGTTCTTCAATGCCGCTAGCGCATAATCATAAAATGTCATACAATCCTAATAATTGACTAACCCATTGGATTGATAAAGGAGATATAgactaacatacaaaaaaaaaagtaagtttattGGGccacttgctttttttcttttttttctttaagtaatgAGCTTACGAAAAGTTTGTGAGATTAGTACACAACAAAGTTACATGTATTCTTCACCTAGATTCGCCAGTTTTAACCTTTTAcatcttttactttatttctatCTCTGAGTATCTGCATGTATACATGTTTTTCtaactattttgaatttttatacaGATAATTAGTAACGTGAATTTACAGACTttacccctaaatacttcagcataTATCTCATAAGATGAAGCACTTTTCCTTTACTAACTACAGTAGAATTACtataacatatttaattttaatgtaatactGTTACCTACTTCTATGCTATGCTGTTACAAGTAGGTAACCACTAACCACATATGACTATGTAGATTAATGTAACTTACAATTTAGATATGTAATAGTTCCATCACAGGTAGGTTTTCGTGAAGACTGCTAACCTCATTGATAATCTGTATTCAGATTTCTTCACAATTATTTTCAGCATGAATACATTTattgtttaataatttataagaaaagctAGGTATGTTTCTATAGAATTTTTGGTAGTAACTTTTGTTCTAAATAAAAGCCACTAAAAAGTCAACATCTTTTAATTATATGAAACATATTTTTTGGCAAAAGACACTTATTTAGCCTTCATCTTTTTCACTTCTAATAGACGTTGACTTTACTTTCAggacaaattttttaattttcattctcattttgtttttgttttcctccatGTTTCGAAAGTGCTTAGTGATAAGCTGAGCTCACTGTATTGTTGTAAAATGGATGCAGTTGCCACATGTATAACCCCTCAAtgtagctttttctttctttctttttttttcttttttttgaggcagagtctcactttgtcggccaggctggagtgcagtggcatgatggctcagtgcaacatccatctcctgggctccagcatttctcctgcctcggcctcccaagtagctgagattagaggtgtgtgccactgcgcccagctaatttttgtgtttttagtagagacgaagttgtaccatgttgtccaggctggtctcaaactcctgacctcaggtattgcacctgtcttggcctcccaaagtgctgggattacaggcatgagcaaccatgcctggcctgtcattCTTATTTTCTAAGAACTTTAGAGTATTCACCAAGGTATTCTAAAGTAAACAGGAATTTTTAATAGTTAAGCTATTATTTCTCTTTGTCACTTTTGAGTTTAAGGAGAGTGAAGATAGAGTTAGGGCTCATATGTGAGAGGTTGATGAAGCATTGTAgtgtatattttgaaatgtgcCACTTTGATGTTCAAGAGTAGAGTGTACAATCATGACAACAACAGTTGACTTACTCAAAATGAATAGGTAATTAAAATGCCTCTAGTAGCAGAAATAGCTTGCATTGGAAATGGCATTTGTAATCCTGAACAAGTTACTTGACTTAGTGTTTTATTTACTCTAAATATAAAGGCGTTAAAGTATATGAGCATAGCTGGGAGAGGTGTAGAAGTTGACAGATAAAGAATTACCTGATTTCCCTAAAGTTAGAATGTGTGTCATTTTGAAATACTACTGTCTGAATAAATTATTCAGgctttttgctgtttgttttatgctgtttttctttgtatgtaGTTTGATCCAATTTAGCAGTAAATGAAGCTTTTATTGGCAggtaaatttattttgttgttgagttttgatcttgacacccaggctggtgtgcagtggtgttttctcagctccctgcaacctctgcctcctgagttcaagccattctcctgcctcagcctcctgagtagctgggattacaggcatctggcaccacacccagctaatttttctatctttagtagagacaaggtttcaccatgctggccaggctggtcttgaactgctgaccttgggtgattcacctgccttggcctcccaaattgctgggatttcggccatgagccaccatacctggcccaatAGCTAAATTTTAGTCATTACATTTTAACAAATGTTGAACAAGATCTCAACCTTTTTTTAATCTCCTCTCCTCAGAGTATGCTCAGGTAATCAAAATGTTGGGAAATGGACGATTGGAAGCACTGTGTTTTGATGGTGTAAAGAGGTTATGCCATATCAGAGGGAAATTGAGAAAAAAGGTAGGTGTGTGGGTTTCTTTTCCATAAAAGTTTGCTGTAAAAAAAAGTCTCTGCTTTAAATACATGGTCCAAGCAATTTATTTTTGTGAGTtcccaaaataatttatgtaacaaTGATCCATGTGACAatgtgaataaagaaaaagtctttGATAACTTTTAGATttacttttaaagaataatttctttGTTTAACTTCTGTTGTATTCCTGCCAGAAATGTCTACCTTAGTATTGAAGAAACCAGACAAATCTAATATATAACACAAATGGTCTTGACTCAATTAAATGTTAATGctgtgaaagaatgaaaaatctTCCTTTTTACTTTAGATTAAAAGAGATTAATCGGTGCATATCCCTTCATTAGGTTTTGGATTGGGGGAAATAGTTTTAGGTGGTACTATGAAAATTGGAATATGGAATATGTTAGACAATCTATTTGTTATAATACCACATCAGGTAGTTTTATAACTTACACTGATTAAAAGTCTCTACTACtcagatttttaattaaaataataataactttttttttggctGAGCTCTGTGGAAGTAGTAGCCAgcatacacttgtagtcccagctgctcaggaggctaaggcaggatgattgcttgagcccagcccaggagttcaaggttccCATAAGCTAAAAATTGTgctaatgcactccagcctgggtgatagagcgaatCTCTATCtcagaaagcaataaaaataaaaaatctttttgatatgttaacattctttcttttccaaattaGTGGCACTTTTAGGGGttctcttagtccatttgggctgctcaTTGACTGGGTAgattataaaaaacagaaattttatttctcatagttttggagaAAGAGAAATCTATTTAACATTTGGTGAGGACCCATTTCCTGATTATTATGTGGTGCCTTCTGGCTTAGTCCACACATGGTAGAAGTGATGAACAAGCTGCCTTGGACctcttttttaaaaccaaagatTCCATTATTGAGTGATTAGCCCCCATCATGTAATCACCTCGCAAAGGTCCAACCTCCTagtaccatcaccttggggattcAAATTTCACCATAAATCTTTTGAGGAACACAAACATTAAGACAAGAACGGGGCTGTATTTATGTAGATTGGGCGCTTTTTAGTCATTTTATGTAGACATATCTGTATTTTGGACAATTGCATGTCTCTCAATTTCTGAGACAAAGGATCTTTTGGCAGTTTAAACTCTTGAGTAATTGAGataaaattgttatatatttttttaactttctaagtaagaaaattttaacaaactCAACTGGATACCGTAGTTTTTTCATGCCGTACCTTAACTATGTACTGCATACAACTATACTACAGATACATATTACAgtgtttttttcctaatttatttttaatctttgaggtaaggtctcactgtgttgtctagGCCTCTCTACATTGCCTAGGTTGTTCTCAAGCTCCTGCACTGAAGTAatcctcctggcttagcctcccagagtgctgatataggcatgagacacctcTCCTGGCatctaattaatttattattttttcacactAGGTGAATAGTATACCTGTTTTGTACATTTAGTAAAAATGTTTAGATTcactaaacatttttttcttttgatttttattaaattaaaaatttaatgaaagtttttatttttaaaataatctgcaGTAAATGTCTTACAGGTTTGGATAAATACTTCAGACATTATATTGGTTGGTCTACGAGACTATCaggtaaaaataacatttaaatttgtGTTGTGACTTTGTATTTAAGCAGTTGTTAATGTTTGGAAGGTACTATATACTAGCATCTTTGACCCGTTCCAGCCCAGGATGATTTCTCACCATTCTGCCTGCCATCATCATTTGTTTAGGGCCAGTTGTGTTTAAGACtatagtatttttcaaatttgaaataattctCACAGATAGTTAAGGGTATATGTATTTTTGTGGAAAGacataaattttttaattctttgttttcattgctaatgtgcagtaaatattttcttgcagGCTTGGGCAAGTACTGTAGAACATTCTGTCCTAATCCATTTAAAGGCCAATGGTGTTTCAGGCATTCAGCGAGGTATTTCAGACATTGTAGTTCCCAAATGCCAGTCTGTGAAATAGTATTGG comes from the Macaca fascicularis isolate 582-1 chromosome Y, T2T-MFA8v1.1 genome and includes:
- the LOC141409548 gene encoding eukaryotic translation initiation factor 1A, Y-chromosomal isoform X1; amino-acid sequence: MPKNKGKGGKNRRRGKNENESEKRELVFKEDGQEYAQVIKMLGNGRLEALCFDGVKRLCHIRGKLRKKVWINTSDIILVGLRDYQDNKADVILKYNADEARSLKAYGELPEHAKINETDTFGPGDDDEIQFDDIGDDDEDIDDI
- the LOC141409548 gene encoding eukaryotic translation initiation factor 1A, Y-chromosomal isoform X3; protein product: MPKNKGKGGKNRRRGKNENESEKRELVFKEDGQEYAQVIKMLGNGRLEALCFDGVKRLCHIRGKLRKKVWINTSDIILVGLRDYQLKSMKQTHLVLEMMMKSNLMILEMTMKTLMISKLN
- the LOC141409548 gene encoding eukaryotic translation initiation factor 1A, Y-chromosomal isoform X2, with the translated sequence MPKNKGKGGKNRRRGKNENESEKRELVFKEDGQEYAQVIKMLGNGRLEALCFDGVKRLCHIRGKLRKKDNKADVILKYNADEARSLKAYGELPEHAKINETDTFGPGDDDEIQFDDIGDDDEDIDDI